ATCCAGGGCGGAACCACGATCAACGGTGTCTTCGGGCCGACCTCGGAATACGTGATGCCCGAAGGTGGCAAACCCTACTGAGGACGCCCATGGCCGCTGCCCACAACCATTGTGTGCTAACGCTGGTGAGGCAGCCAGTGACGAAAGGGGCCTGATGGCGGACGGCGACAGCGACTCCGGCGACGACCTCCTGCAAGAACTGCTGTGGACCTACGGGCCCTGCGGTCAAGAGGACGCGGTGCGTGCTGTATGCGCGCGCGAACTGCAACCCGTCGTCGACGACATGTGGACCGACGATGCCGGCAACCTGATCGGGTTTGTCGGCGCCGCAGCCGATTCCGGTGCCGACGCCGCGCGGAGCCGGCACCGTTGGACCCCGACGGAGGGGCCGGGAACCGGGACGCGCGTCATGGCGCATATGGATGAGCTCTCCATGCTGGTCAAGCGAATCGAACCCGACGGCTCGTTGCACGTCACTCAGCTAGGGGTGATGTATCCCGGCAACTTCGGGCTCGGCCCGGTCGCCGTGCTCGGGGACAACGAGACCTTCACCGGGGTACTCACCCTGGGCTCCGAGCACACCACCAAGGAGAGTCCGCGGATCTGGGAGACCAAGCCCGACCAGGGCGATCGAGCGCTGGACTGGCAGCACGTCTACGTCTTCACCGGCCGCAGCCCAGAACAGCTTTCCGCCGCCGGAGTCCATGCGGGCACACGGATTTGCGTCGACCGCAGCAAGAGGACGCTGGTCGACATTGGTGACGACTACGTCGGCTCCTACTTCCTCGACGATCGCGCGGCAGTGACAGCCCTGCTGCGCGCCGCTCGCCTGCTGCGCGGCAGTGGGCAACGGCCCGCCGAGGATGTCTACCTGGTGTTCACCACCAACGAGGAAATCGGCGGGGTGGGTGGCTCCTATGCCAGTGCCACGCTGCCGGGCACACTCACGCTGGCGCTGGAGGTCGGACCCACCGAGCAGGAGTACGCGACTACCGTCACCGGCGGTCCGATCGTGGGCTATAGCGACGCGCTGTGCGTCTACGACAAGGACGTCGCCGACCGGCTGATGCAGACCGCGACCAACCGGGGCCTGACACCCCAAGCCGCGGTGCTGGGTGCCTTCGAGACAGATGCGTCCCACGCCAAAGCCAGCGGCCTGACGCCGCGCGCCGGGCTGCTGTGTCTGCCCACCCTGAGCACCCACGGATTCGAAGTCATCACCCGCGATGCGATCGATGCGATGGCCGCGGTGGTCGCCGACTTTTTGGTGGCTTAGTCGCTACCCGAGTGCATCTTCAACGCGGCATCCACGTTGCCCTTCTTGTCCTCAGCGGCACCCTTCGCGGCGGCTTTCTTGCGCTTTGCCACGACGGCTGAGACCGCCCCATTGAGCGCGGAGCCCAGTGGGAAGCCGAGATAGTGGGTGAGGAAGACGGCCATCTCCTTGAGCTCGTCCTCGGAGAGTTCCCCGTTGAGCAGGGCCGCGTTGATCTGGATCTCGGCCAGGTCGCGGCTTCCGACCGCGGTCACCGCCGTCAACGTCATGATGCGCTTGTCGCGCATCGACAACCCCGGCCGGTTCCAGATGTCGCCGAACAGGTGGTCGACGGTCAGGTCGAAGTACGCGTCGCCCTCGATGTTGGGCATCTCCCAGCCGTACACCTCGTTCATTTTGTCGAGGCCCTTGCGGCGCAATTCGTCCATTACGACTCTTTCTCTGTATGCGGTACCCCGAGGCCGGCGGCCAGCCGCTCGTAGGCGATCTGGGCCAGCGGCAGGTCAACCGATACCGCCTCGCCCAAGGCGAGCGCCAGGCTCAGGTCCTTCTCGCCGAGCCCGCGGGTGTGCAGGAAGGGCTCGTACAGGAAGTTGCCCGGCTCGAGGTCTTTCATGTCCTCACGCACCATGATCGCCCCCGGCCCGCTGGTCAGCGCGTCGGTGTGACGCACCACCCGGCCCAGCGCCTGCAGATCCAGACCTGCCGCCTCGGCGAGTTTCATGGCTTCACACGCCGCCGCGTACGACGTGAACGTCAACATGTTGCGCGCCAGCTTCATTCGTGTTCCGGCGCCCGGCTCACCGGCGTGGATCACAACCGACGCCCAGTGTTTGAAAGCCGGCTTGATCCGCTCGTACACCTCACGCTCGGCGCCCACCATGGTGGCAAGCTCGCCCTTCGCCGCCGCGGCGGCCCCACCACTGACCGGCGCGTCGACGACATGGATGCCATGCGGCTTGAGTTCGGCTGCGAGCTCGACAGCGGTGGTGTCGCTGATCGTGGAGTGGATCGCGATGACGGTGCCGGGCTTGGCATGGGCGGCCAACTCGCCGACGACCTCACGCACCTGGGCATCGTTGAGCACGGTGATGTGGACGATGTCGGCGGCGGCGATATCGGCCACACTGTCGGCAATGCCGGCACCCTTTTCGACCAGCGGCGTCATCGCCTCGGTCCGGATGTCGTAAACCGTTATCCCACCCGGCCATTCGGTCATCTTTGTGGCCATCGGGGCGCCCATGTTGCCCAGCCCGATGTAGCCGAGGCGCAATTCGTCGCTCATGACCGGAAGATCTGTCCGCCATCGACATTGAAAATCTGCCCGGTGATCCAGGACGCCTCATCCGACAGCAGGAACAGGCACATGCCGACAAGATCCTCAGGCTGTCCCATTCGCGACAACGGAATTCCCTTGACAATGTCGGCGACCATCTCCTGCGGGGTGGTGCTTCGATTGGCCTCGGTGTCGATGGGGCCCGGGGCGATCGCGTTGATCCGGATGTTCTGGCCCCCGAGCTCGGTGGCCAGCTGCTGAGTGAGGCCGTTGATGCCAACCTTGGCCAGCCCGTAGAAGTTCGAGTACAGCCAGGCTGCCGTGGACGACTGGTTGATGATCGCCCCGCCACCCCGCTTGGCCATCTTCTTGTACACCGCGCGGGTGCACCACAGCGCGCCGTCGAGGTTCACGCTCATGAACTTCTTGTAGTACTCGGGGTCGACAGTAATCAGAAAGTCGAGCTTCATTCCGCCGAAGATCGCGGCGTTGTTGACCAGGTAGTCGATACCGCCGAACTCGGCCAGCGTACGGTCGGCCATCGCTTTGGCCGACTCCGGATCGGAGACGTCGACCGGCAGAGCCAGCGCGGTTCCGCCTTCACCCTTGATCCCGTCGGCCACCTTCTCAGCGCCCTGCAGGTTGATGTCAGCCACCACGACCGCCGCGCCCTCACGGGCCAGCGCCTCGACATAGGCCTGACCGATACCGCCACCGGATCCGGTGACGATGGCGACCTTGTTTTCAAACCGCATGTGTCTCAAGCTCCTTTACTTAGACCGCTGTCGCAATGGTCTTGGTCTCCAAGTACTCCTCGAAACCGGCCAGGCCCATCTCGCGACCGTTCCCGGATTGCTTGTATCCGCCAAACGGCGCGTCGGCCGAATACCACACGCCGCCATTGACATTGATGGTGCCGGCGCGCACGCGCGCAGCTGCCCTCGCCGCCCGATCCGGGTCGGTGCCGAACACGGTGCCGGACAGACCGTATGCCGAGTCGTTGGCGATGCGCACCGCGTCGTCGTCGCCGTCGTGCGGAATCACCGTGAGGACCGGGCCGAAGATCTCCTCCTGCGCGCAGCGGGCGTCGTTGCCCAAGCCCGCGATCACGGTGGGTTCGATGAAGAAGCCGACTTCGCGGTCGGCCGGCCGGCCTCCGCCTGTCGCGAACGTGCCGCCCTCGGCGATCGCCGAGTCG
The DNA window shown above is from Mycobacterium sp. Aquia_216 and carries:
- a CDS encoding M20/M25/M40 family metallo-hydrolase, coding for MADGDSDSGDDLLQELLWTYGPCGQEDAVRAVCARELQPVVDDMWTDDAGNLIGFVGAAADSGADAARSRHRWTPTEGPGTGTRVMAHMDELSMLVKRIEPDGSLHVTQLGVMYPGNFGLGPVAVLGDNETFTGVLTLGSEHTTKESPRIWETKPDQGDRALDWQHVYVFTGRSPEQLSAAGVHAGTRICVDRSKRTLVDIGDDYVGSYFLDDRAAVTALLRAARLLRGSGQRPAEDVYLVFTTNEEIGGVGGSYASATLPGTLTLALEVGPTEQEYATTVTGGPIVGYSDALCVYDKDVADRLMQTATNRGLTPQAAVLGAFETDASHAKASGLTPRAGLLCLPTLSTHGFEVITRDAIDAMAAVVADFLVA
- a CDS encoding SDR family oxidoreductase — its product is MRFENKVAIVTGSGGGIGQAYVEALAREGAAVVVADINLQGAEKVADGIKGEGGTALALPVDVSDPESAKAMADRTLAEFGGIDYLVNNAAIFGGMKLDFLITVDPEYYKKFMSVNLDGALWCTRAVYKKMAKRGGGAIINQSSTAAWLYSNFYGLAKVGINGLTQQLATELGGQNIRINAIAPGPIDTEANRSTTPQEMVADIVKGIPLSRMGQPEDLVGMCLFLLSDEASWITGQIFNVDGGQIFRS
- a CDS encoding NAD(P)-dependent oxidoreductase, producing the protein MSDELRLGYIGLGNMGAPMATKMTEWPGGITVYDIRTEAMTPLVEKGAGIADSVADIAAADIVHITVLNDAQVREVVGELAAHAKPGTVIAIHSTISDTTAVELAAELKPHGIHVVDAPVSGGAAAAAKGELATMVGAEREVYERIKPAFKHWASVVIHAGEPGAGTRMKLARNMLTFTSYAAACEAMKLAEAAGLDLQALGRVVRHTDALTSGPGAIMVREDMKDLEPGNFLYEPFLHTRGLGEKDLSLALALGEAVSVDLPLAQIAYERLAAGLGVPHTEKES
- a CDS encoding carboxymuconolactone decarboxylase family protein; translation: MDELRRKGLDKMNEVYGWEMPNIEGDAYFDLTVDHLFGDIWNRPGLSMRDKRIMTLTAVTAVGSRDLAEIQINAALLNGELSEDELKEMAVFLTHYLGFPLGSALNGAVSAVVAKRKKAAAKGAAEDKKGNVDAALKMHSGSD